The Xanthomonas sp. CFBP 8443 genome has a window encoding:
- a CDS encoding gluconate 2-dehydrogenase subunit 3 family protein, with the protein MERRELLKMILAATGAAMIGLPALAQGQAPAAGAKHAFSAADVGTLDEIAETILPRTKTPGAKDAGVGVFMAQFVTDCYTAKQQAAFRAGLVEIDKRAGGRFVSLTPQARTELLRTLDAEARKHVVEVADTGTAKVAGAMPHYFTMIKQLTIFSFFTSKIAATEVLQYVAVPGRYDGDLAYAPGTPAWATN; encoded by the coding sequence ATGGAACGCCGCGAACTGCTGAAGATGATCCTCGCCGCCACGGGCGCGGCCATGATCGGCCTGCCCGCGCTCGCCCAGGGACAGGCGCCGGCCGCGGGGGCGAAGCACGCCTTCTCCGCCGCCGATGTCGGCACGCTGGACGAGATCGCCGAGACCATCCTGCCGCGGACCAAAACGCCGGGGGCGAAGGACGCCGGCGTAGGCGTGTTCATGGCGCAATTCGTCACCGATTGCTATACCGCCAAGCAGCAGGCGGCATTCCGCGCCGGCCTGGTCGAGATCGACAAACGCGCCGGCGGCCGCTTCGTGTCGCTCACGCCGCAGGCGCGCACCGAGCTGCTGCGCACCCTGGATGCAGAAGCCAGGAAACACGTCGTCGAAGTGGCCGACACCGGCACCGCCAAAGTGGCGGGCGCGATGCCGCATTACTTCACGATGATCAAGCAGCTGACCATCTTCAGTTTCTTCACGTCGAAGATTGCCGCGACCGAAGTGCTGCAGTACGTCGCCGTGCCGGGTCGCTACGACGGCGACCTGGCCTATGCCCCCGGTACGCCTGCCTGGGCGACCAACTGA
- a CDS encoding cytochrome c, producing the protein MRTILTAASVLLGTTLATTAWSKDDPAAGAQLYATNCTACHGADRAGVPGAFPALTDVGKRLESAQIKEKISKGGGLMPPFPQLSQQDVDDIASFLAQ; encoded by the coding sequence TTGAGAACGATCCTGACAGCCGCCTCGGTTCTACTGGGGACGACGCTTGCGACGACGGCGTGGTCCAAGGACGACCCTGCGGCCGGCGCGCAGCTCTACGCAACGAACTGCACGGCCTGCCACGGCGCCGATCGCGCGGGCGTCCCGGGCGCATTCCCCGCGCTCACCGACGTGGGCAAGCGGCTGGAATCGGCGCAAATCAAGGAGAAGATCAGCAAGGGCGGCGGCTTGATGCCGCCCTTTCCCCAGCTGTCGCAACAGGACGTCGACGACATCGCCAGCTTCCTGGCGCAATAG
- a CDS encoding single-stranded DNA-binding protein, translated as MARGINKVILVGNLGNDPDTKYTQAGMAITRISLATTSVRKDKDGNQQERTEWHRVVFFGKLGEIAGEYLRKGSSVYVEGSIRYDKYTGQDGVEKYSTDIVADEMQMLGGRGEGGAGGGAGMGGDRPQRSAPPRQDRPNQGGGGQDYAPRRQQPAPQQSAPMDDFADDDIPF; from the coding sequence ATGGCCCGCGGCATCAACAAAGTCATCCTCGTCGGCAACCTCGGCAACGATCCCGACACCAAATACACCCAGGCCGGCATGGCGATCACCCGCATCAGCCTGGCCACCACCAGCGTGCGCAAGGATAAGGACGGCAACCAGCAGGAGCGCACCGAATGGCACCGCGTGGTGTTCTTCGGCAAGCTCGGCGAGATCGCCGGCGAGTACCTGCGCAAGGGCAGCTCGGTCTACGTCGAAGGCTCGATCCGCTACGACAAGTACACCGGCCAGGACGGCGTGGAGAAGTACTCCACCGACATCGTCGCCGACGAGATGCAGATGCTCGGCGGCCGCGGCGAAGGCGGCGCTGGCGGTGGTGCCGGCATGGGCGGCGATCGCCCGCAGCGCTCGGCGCCGCCGCGCCAGGACCGCCCCAACCAGGGCGGCGGTGGTCAGGACTACGCCCCGCGCCGCCAGCAGCCGGCGCCGCAGCAGTCCGCGCCGATGGACGATTTCGCGGACGACGACATCCCGTTCTGA
- a CDS encoding Gfo/Idh/MocA family oxidoreductase: MSKLGIAIVGTGMIGAVHRRAALLAGAQVRGVAASSPQRAREVAQSWDVPRAYRDIEEVVADPQVQVVHVCTPNHLHRAMAQAALQAGKHVICEKPLATTLQDAQALAALAAATGLVATVPFVYRYHPVVREARARIAQGELGPLRLIHGSYLQDWLLDPASNNWRVDPALGGASRVFADIGSHWCDLVEWVGGERFVEVSAAFATVIAERGAITGQSFTTPAAGGAMQAVASEDVAAAMFRTGAGTLASLTVSQVSAGRRNRLWFEIDGANASVAFDQEDAERLWIGRPDQREEIFVRGPGAGSAEQRRLAVLPAGHAQGYGDCFEAFVADTYRAIEGERPEGLPTFEDGVRSALIVDRVIASARTRAWTSIG; this comes from the coding sequence ATGAGCAAGCTTGGAATCGCCATCGTCGGCACCGGCATGATCGGCGCCGTGCACCGGCGCGCAGCGCTGCTGGCCGGTGCCCAGGTCCGCGGCGTCGCCGCCTCTTCCCCGCAACGCGCACGCGAGGTGGCGCAGTCGTGGGACGTCCCACGCGCCTATCGCGACATCGAGGAGGTGGTCGCCGATCCGCAGGTGCAGGTCGTGCACGTCTGCACGCCCAACCATCTGCACCGCGCCATGGCGCAGGCGGCGCTGCAAGCCGGCAAGCACGTGATCTGCGAGAAGCCACTGGCCACCACGTTGCAGGATGCCCAGGCCTTGGCGGCATTGGCCGCCGCGACCGGGCTGGTCGCCACGGTACCCTTCGTCTACCGCTACCACCCGGTGGTCCGCGAGGCACGCGCACGCATCGCGCAGGGCGAACTGGGGCCGCTGCGCCTGATCCACGGCAGCTACCTGCAGGACTGGCTGCTGGACCCCGCCAGCAACAACTGGCGCGTGGACCCGGCACTGGGTGGCGCGTCGCGCGTGTTCGCCGACATCGGCTCGCACTGGTGCGACCTGGTGGAATGGGTCGGCGGCGAGCGGTTCGTCGAGGTCAGCGCGGCGTTCGCCACCGTGATCGCCGAGCGCGGCGCCATCACCGGGCAGAGCTTCACCACGCCGGCGGCGGGCGGCGCAATGCAGGCCGTAGCGAGCGAGGATGTGGCCGCGGCGATGTTCAGAACCGGCGCCGGTACGCTGGCCTCGTTGACGGTCAGCCAGGTCTCGGCGGGACGCCGCAATCGCTTGTGGTTCGAGATCGATGGCGCCAACGCCAGCGTGGCGTTCGACCAGGAGGACGCCGAACGGCTGTGGATCGGCCGGCCCGACCAGCGCGAGGAAATCTTCGTGCGCGGGCCGGGCGCCGGCAGTGCCGAACAACGCCGGCTGGCGGTGCTGCCGGCCGGGCACGCACAGGGCTACGGCGATTGCTTCGAGGCGTTTGTCGCCGACACCTATCGCGCCATCGAAGGCGAGCGGCCGGAAGGCCTGCCCACCTTCGAGGACGGCGTGCGCTCGGCGCTGATCGTCGATCGCGTCATCGCATCGGCCAGGACGCGCGCCTGGACATCCATCGGTTGA
- a CDS encoding TIM barrel protein, with protein MSIHSIGPAPASGFTRRDALRVAVAGSLGLGAAGMLPAFAAATPLKGKLKHSVCRWTFPQQSIAQLCQTVKGIGFAAIDLVGPADWPTLKANGVHSSMCNGAEMGLDKGFAGSQFHDQLVERYTRHIDLVADAGYRNLICFSGNRNGMDPQEGMAHAEAGLKRILGHAEKRGVVLVMELLNSKVDHPDYLCDHSAWGVELCRRIGSDHFGLLYDIYHMQIMEGDIIATIGKHHAFFKHYHTAGVPGRHEIGDDQELHYPAICRAIRDTGFDGYLAQEFIPTAPDPVGSLREAIRLCDV; from the coding sequence ATGTCTATCCATTCGATCGGACCGGCGCCGGCCTCTGGGTTCACGAGGCGAGACGCGCTGCGCGTTGCCGTCGCCGGGAGCCTTGGCCTGGGCGCTGCGGGCATGCTGCCCGCGTTTGCCGCTGCCACGCCGCTCAAGGGCAAGCTGAAGCATTCCGTCTGCCGCTGGACGTTTCCGCAGCAGTCGATCGCCCAGCTTTGCCAGACGGTGAAGGGTATCGGTTTCGCCGCCATCGATCTGGTTGGCCCGGCGGATTGGCCCACGCTGAAGGCGAATGGCGTGCACAGCTCGATGTGCAACGGCGCGGAGATGGGCTTGGACAAGGGCTTCGCCGGCAGCCAGTTCCACGACCAGCTGGTCGAGCGCTACACGCGGCACATCGACCTGGTGGCCGACGCCGGCTATCGCAACCTCATCTGTTTTTCCGGCAATCGCAACGGCATGGATCCCCAGGAAGGCATGGCCCACGCCGAAGCGGGACTCAAGCGCATCCTCGGGCATGCCGAGAAGCGCGGCGTCGTGCTGGTGATGGAGCTGCTGAACTCCAAGGTCGATCATCCCGACTACCTGTGCGACCACTCCGCGTGGGGCGTGGAGCTGTGTCGGCGGATCGGCTCGGATCATTTCGGCTTGCTGTACGACATCTACCACATGCAGATCATGGAGGGCGACATCATCGCCACCATCGGCAAGCATCATGCGTTCTTCAAGCACTACCACACCGCGGGCGTGCCTGGCCGGCACGAGATCGGAGACGATCAGGAACTCCACTATCCCGCCATCTGTCGCGCGATCCGCGATACCGGTTTCGATGGCTATCTGGCGCAGGAATTCATTCCTACGGCGCCGGATCCCGTCGGCTCGCTGCGCGAGGCGATCCGCCTCTGCGACGTCTGA
- a CDS encoding DUF1080 domain-containing protein: MAACLLAAAPAFAQAGGDPSRDPAKTEAWKPVPAVVATPAGRAPSDAIVLFGGKDLSAWESEQGGRVPWSVAGGALTVVPGSKGIRTKQRFCDIQLHIEWRTPTATRGFEGQQRGNSGIFLQDLYELQVLDSYNNTTYANGQAGSIYKQAIPLVNASRAPGEWQAYDIIWKAPRFSQGGGLISPARITVLHNGVLVQDDTVLAGKTEYIGAPSYSPHACAPISLQEHDSKVSYRNIWVREL, translated from the coding sequence ATGGCGGCCTGCCTGCTGGCCGCGGCGCCCGCGTTCGCGCAGGCCGGCGGCGACCCGTCGCGCGATCCGGCGAAGACCGAGGCGTGGAAGCCCGTGCCCGCGGTCGTGGCCACGCCCGCGGGCCGCGCGCCCTCCGACGCGATCGTGCTGTTCGGTGGCAAGGATCTCTCGGCCTGGGAGTCGGAGCAGGGCGGACGCGTGCCCTGGAGCGTCGCCGGCGGCGCGCTGACCGTGGTGCCGGGGAGCAAGGGCATCCGCACCAAGCAGCGCTTCTGCGACATCCAGCTGCATATCGAGTGGCGCACGCCCACCGCGACCCGGGGCTTCGAAGGCCAGCAGCGGGGCAACAGCGGCATCTTCCTGCAGGACCTGTATGAGCTGCAGGTGCTCGACAGTTACAACAACACGACCTATGCCAACGGCCAGGCCGGCTCGATCTACAAGCAGGCCATTCCGCTGGTGAACGCCTCGCGTGCGCCGGGCGAGTGGCAGGCCTACGACATCATCTGGAAGGCGCCGCGCTTCTCGCAGGGGGGCGGGCTCATTTCGCCCGCCCGCATCACCGTCCTGCATAACGGCGTGCTGGTGCAGGACGACACCGTGCTGGCGGGCAAGACCGAATACATCGGCGCGCCGTCGTACTCGCCGCATGCGTGCGCGCCGATCTCCCTGCAGGAGCACGATTCCAAGGTCAGCTACCGCAACATCTGGGTGCGCGAGCTGTAG
- a CDS encoding MFS transporter encodes MTHTMSRLGAMMFLQFFIWGAWFVTLGTYLVQGPLQASASQVATAFLSQSIGAIVAPFLVGLIADRYFAAQRILAVLHLAGAVLMWLASTATSFGMFSACVMGYMLLFMPTLALANSVAMRHMQSPEKQFPLVRVAGSVGWIVAGVLIGWLGWEQAHRLELTFRMAALASLALGLYAFTLPHTPPLAQQRDAGLGQMLGLDSLRLLKSRSYLVFFLASIAICIPLAFYYNFTNPYLNDLGVRGAAGLQSLGQVSEVLLMLAMPFLFVRLGVKTMLAVGMAAWVVRYAMFAFGDAGGGFSLLVIGIVLHGICYDFFFVTGQIYTDAHAGPAARSSAQGFITLATYGVGMLIGTFLSGAVVEHYTTAAGPDWQQIWLFPAGVALVVLVAFLLLFRDRPVVAATPSTP; translated from the coding sequence ATGACGCACACCATGTCGCGCTTGGGCGCGATGATGTTTCTGCAGTTCTTCATCTGGGGGGCATGGTTCGTGACCCTGGGCACGTACCTGGTGCAGGGTCCCCTGCAGGCCAGCGCGAGCCAGGTGGCGACGGCCTTCCTCAGCCAGTCCATCGGCGCCATCGTGGCGCCGTTCCTGGTCGGCCTGATCGCCGATCGCTACTTCGCGGCGCAGCGCATCCTCGCGGTGCTGCACCTCGCCGGTGCGGTGCTCATGTGGCTGGCGTCCACGGCGACCAGCTTCGGCATGTTCTCCGCCTGCGTCATGGGCTACATGCTGCTGTTCATGCCGACGCTGGCACTGGCCAACAGCGTGGCGATGCGGCACATGCAATCGCCTGAGAAACAATTCCCGCTGGTGCGGGTAGCCGGCAGCGTCGGCTGGATCGTGGCGGGCGTGCTGATCGGCTGGCTGGGCTGGGAACAGGCGCACCGGCTCGAGCTGACCTTCCGGATGGCGGCGCTGGCATCGCTGGCCCTGGGCCTGTATGCCTTCACCCTGCCGCACACGCCGCCGCTGGCGCAACAGCGCGACGCCGGGCTGGGGCAGATGCTGGGGCTGGACTCGCTGCGGCTGCTGAAGTCGCGCTCCTATCTGGTGTTTTTCCTGGCGTCCATCGCCATCTGCATCCCGCTGGCGTTCTACTACAACTTCACCAACCCGTATCTCAACGATCTGGGCGTGCGCGGCGCGGCCGGCCTGCAGTCGCTGGGCCAGGTCTCCGAAGTGCTGCTGATGCTGGCCATGCCGTTCCTGTTCGTGCGGCTGGGGGTCAAGACCATGCTGGCGGTGGGCATGGCCGCGTGGGTAGTGCGCTACGCCATGTTCGCCTTCGGCGATGCGGGCGGCGGCTTCTCCTTGCTGGTGATCGGCATCGTGCTACACGGCATCTGCTACGACTTTTTCTTCGTCACCGGCCAGATCTACACCGATGCGCATGCCGGCCCCGCCGCGCGCAGCAGCGCGCAGGGGTTCATCACCCTGGCCACGTACGGCGTGGGCATGTTGATCGGCACGTTCCTGTCCGGCGCGGTGGTGGAGCACTACACCACGGCGGCCGGCCCGGACTGGCAGCAGATCTGGCTGTTCCCGGCGGGCGTGGCGCTGGTCGTGCTGGTCGCCTTCCTGTTGCTGTTCCGCGACCGGCCAGTCGTCGCGGCCACGCCCTCCACACCCTGA
- a CDS encoding sugar phosphate isomerase/epimerase family protein, with protein sequence MKTLKGPALFLAQFIGDNPPFDRLDTLAGWAAGLGYSGVQVPTSAPHLFDLAQAAQSQAYCDDVAGMLAGHGLQITELSTHLQGQLVAVHPAYDTLFDGFAPPDKRGDPAARQAWAVEQLLLAAKASQRLGLTAHATFSGALAWPYFYPWPQRPPGLVDEAFAELGRRWRPILDAFDACGVDLCFEIHPGEDLHDGATFERFLEVVDHHPRAKILYDPSHLLLQQMDYLGFIDRYHARIGIFHVKDAEYRASARSGVYGGYQDWIDRPGRFRSLGDGQIDFKAIFSKFAQYDFPGWAVLEWECCLKHPEDGAREGAAFIRDHIIRVTERAFDDFADSGADPESLRRMLGT encoded by the coding sequence TTGAAAACGCTCAAGGGTCCAGCGCTGTTCCTGGCGCAGTTCATCGGCGACAACCCTCCCTTCGATCGCTTGGACACGCTGGCCGGGTGGGCTGCGGGCCTGGGCTATTCTGGCGTACAAGTGCCGACCAGCGCGCCCCACCTGTTCGATCTGGCCCAGGCTGCGCAGAGCCAGGCGTATTGCGACGACGTCGCCGGCATGCTGGCCGGGCACGGCCTGCAGATCACCGAGCTGTCCACCCACCTGCAGGGGCAGCTGGTCGCCGTCCACCCCGCCTACGACACCCTGTTCGACGGCTTCGCACCGCCGGACAAGCGCGGCGATCCCGCCGCCCGCCAGGCCTGGGCGGTGGAGCAGCTGCTGTTGGCCGCCAAGGCCAGCCAGCGGCTGGGGCTGACAGCGCATGCCACGTTCTCCGGTGCATTGGCCTGGCCTTACTTCTATCCCTGGCCGCAGCGTCCGCCGGGCCTGGTGGACGAAGCCTTCGCCGAACTCGGCCGCCGCTGGCGCCCCATCCTGGATGCGTTCGACGCCTGCGGCGTGGACCTGTGCTTCGAGATCCACCCGGGCGAGGACCTGCACGACGGCGCGACCTTCGAGCGCTTCCTCGAGGTGGTCGACCATCACCCGCGCGCCAAGATCCTGTACGACCCCAGCCACCTGCTGCTGCAGCAGATGGACTACCTGGGCTTCATCGACCGGTACCACGCGCGCATCGGCATCTTCCACGTCAAGGACGCGGAGTATCGCGCCAGTGCGCGCAGCGGCGTCTATGGCGGTTACCAGGACTGGATCGATCGTCCGGGGCGGTTCCGCTCGCTCGGCGATGGCCAGATCGACTTCAAGGCGATCTTCTCGAAGTTCGCGCAATACGATTTCCCGGGCTGGGCGGTGCTGGAGTGGGAGTGCTGCCTGAAGCATCCGGAAGACGGCGCACGCGAGGGCGCCGCGTTCATCCGCGACCACATCATCCGCGTGACCGAACGCGCCTTCGACGACTTTGCCGACAGCGGCGCCGATCCGGAATCGCTGCGCCGCATGCTGGGGACCTGA
- a CDS encoding GMC family oxidoreductase codes for MADNHYDAIVVGSGISGGWAAKELTEKGLKVLMLERGRNIEHVKDYVNAMKEAWDFPHRNRPTQAMKADYPVLMRDYGLVENLQGMWANEKESPYTETKRFDWYRGYHVGGRSLMWGRQSYRLSDLDFQANLKDGIATDWPIRYADIAPWYDYVEKFAGIAGTREGLDVLPDGEFLPPIPLNIVEKDVAARIKKAFGGTRHLIHSRTANITEPKVEQGRVNCQYRNKCILGCPYGAYFSTQSATLPAAMKTGNLTLRPFSIVKEVLYDKDRKRARGVEIIDAESGQTYQYTANVIFLNASSFNSTWLLMNSATDVWEGGLGSSSGELGHNVMDHHFGAGAAGRVEGYDDKYYFGRRPCGFYIPRFRNVAADKRGYLRGFGYQGGASRTGWSREIAELNIGADLKDALTLPGDWRIGMTGFGEMLPHHDNTIRLDLQRKDKWGLPVLAMDVSLRANEKAMRKDMAADAAEMLEAAGVKDVQMHDDDYAPGKGIHEMGTARMGRDRSNSVLNQHNQVWDAPNVYVTDGACMTSSACVNPSLTYMALTARAADHAVRELKAGNL; via the coding sequence ATGGCAGACAATCACTACGACGCCATCGTCGTCGGCTCGGGAATCAGTGGCGGTTGGGCGGCGAAGGAACTGACCGAGAAAGGTCTCAAGGTCCTGATGCTGGAACGCGGACGCAACATCGAACACGTCAAGGACTACGTCAACGCGATGAAGGAGGCGTGGGATTTCCCGCACCGCAACCGGCCGACCCAGGCGATGAAGGCCGACTATCCGGTGTTGATGCGCGACTACGGCCTGGTCGAGAACCTGCAGGGCATGTGGGCCAACGAAAAGGAATCGCCCTACACCGAGACCAAGCGATTCGACTGGTACCGCGGCTATCACGTGGGCGGTCGCTCGCTGATGTGGGGACGGCAGAGCTATCGCCTGTCGGACCTGGATTTCCAGGCGAACCTCAAGGACGGCATCGCCACCGATTGGCCGATCCGTTACGCCGACATCGCGCCCTGGTACGACTACGTGGAGAAGTTCGCCGGCATCGCCGGCACGCGCGAGGGCCTGGACGTGTTGCCCGACGGCGAGTTCCTGCCGCCGATCCCGTTGAACATCGTCGAGAAGGACGTGGCCGCGCGGATCAAGAAGGCCTTTGGCGGGACCAGGCACCTGATCCACTCGCGCACCGCCAACATCACCGAGCCCAAGGTCGAGCAGGGTCGCGTCAACTGCCAGTATCGCAACAAGTGCATCCTGGGCTGCCCCTACGGCGCGTACTTCTCGACCCAGTCGGCGACGCTGCCGGCGGCCATGAAGACCGGCAACCTGACCTTGCGGCCCTTCTCGATCGTCAAGGAAGTGCTCTACGACAAGGACCGCAAGCGTGCGCGGGGCGTGGAGATCATCGATGCCGAGAGCGGGCAGACCTATCAGTACACGGCCAACGTGATCTTCCTCAACGCGTCCTCCTTCAACTCGACCTGGCTGCTGATGAACTCGGCCACCGATGTCTGGGAAGGCGGGCTGGGCTCTTCGTCCGGCGAGCTTGGGCACAACGTGATGGACCATCATTTCGGCGCCGGCGCCGCCGGCCGGGTCGAGGGCTACGACGACAAGTACTACTTCGGCCGGCGTCCCTGCGGCTTCTACATTCCCCGTTTCCGCAACGTCGCCGCGGACAAGCGCGGCTACCTGCGCGGGTTCGGCTACCAGGGCGGCGCCAGCCGCACCGGGTGGTCGCGCGAGATCGCCGAGCTGAACATCGGCGCCGACCTGAAGGACGCGCTGACCCTGCCGGGCGACTGGCGCATCGGCATGACCGGATTCGGCGAAATGCTGCCTCACCACGACAATACGATTCGCCTGGACCTGCAGCGCAAGGACAAATGGGGGCTGCCGGTGCTGGCGATGGACGTGTCCCTGCGCGCGAACGAAAAGGCCATGCGCAAGGACATGGCCGCCGACGCCGCCGAGATGCTGGAGGCCGCCGGGGTCAAGGACGTGCAGATGCACGATGACGACTACGCCCCGGGCAAGGGCATCCACGAGATGGGCACCGCGCGCATGGGCCGTGACCGCAGCAACTCCGTGCTGAACCAGCACAACCAGGTCTGGGACGCGCCGAACGTCTACGTCACCGACGGCGCCTGCATGACCTCCAGCGCCTGCGTGAATCCCTCGCTGACCTACATGGCGCTGACTGCACGGGCAGCGGACCATGCGGTGCGCGAGCTGAAAGCGGGGAACCTGTGA
- a CDS encoding LacI family DNA-binding transcriptional regulator yields MATIYDIAKHVGVSAGTVSRALSRPEKVLPATRTRIEQAAAALGYVPNTVARTLKTQRSGKILVTVPDIANPFFAQILQGAEEAAQAVGYAVLLGDTQHQPDREERYAQMLRRNEADGLIVLGHRLPPTARAIVKQLGAAAPVVNGCEFDPALGIPSVHIDNAAAARAVMEHLYGLGHERIAVVGGPPDNPLHQQRLEGVRAAGKARGRLRNLSVVPGDFSVESGHAAAMALLARAPVPTAMFCFSDQMALGALAACRDLGIRVPDDLSIVGFDDLASSSYLTPPLTTIRQPMREIGVRAVNLLLAIIENVDVPLQQTLDFSLMLRGSTGAPRDR; encoded by the coding sequence ATGGCAACCATTTACGACATCGCAAAGCACGTCGGCGTCTCCGCCGGCACGGTGTCGCGCGCGCTGTCCCGGCCGGAAAAAGTCCTGCCGGCCACGCGCACGCGCATCGAGCAGGCCGCCGCCGCGCTGGGCTATGTCCCCAACACGGTCGCCAGGACGCTCAAGACCCAGCGCAGCGGCAAGATCCTGGTCACCGTCCCGGACATCGCCAATCCATTCTTCGCGCAGATCCTGCAAGGCGCGGAGGAAGCGGCGCAGGCCGTCGGTTACGCCGTCCTGCTGGGCGATACCCAGCACCAGCCCGACCGCGAGGAGCGCTACGCGCAGATGCTCCGGCGCAACGAGGCGGACGGCCTGATCGTGCTGGGGCACCGCCTGCCGCCGACGGCGCGCGCGATCGTCAAGCAGCTGGGCGCCGCCGCGCCGGTGGTTAACGGCTGCGAGTTCGACCCGGCGCTGGGCATCCCCAGCGTCCACATCGACAACGCGGCCGCCGCGCGCGCCGTGATGGAACATCTGTATGGGCTGGGGCACGAGCGGATTGCCGTGGTGGGCGGCCCGCCCGACAATCCCCTGCACCAGCAACGGCTGGAAGGGGTCCGGGCCGCCGGCAAGGCGCGCGGCCGCCTGCGCAACCTGAGCGTCGTGCCGGGCGATTTCTCCGTGGAATCCGGCCATGCGGCCGCGATGGCGCTACTGGCCCGCGCGCCCGTGCCGACCGCGATGTTCTGCTTCAGCGACCAGATGGCGTTGGGCGCCCTGGCGGCCTGCCGGGACCTGGGCATTCGCGTGCCGGACGACCTGTCCATCGTCGGCTTCGACGACCTGGCATCGTCCAGTTACCTCACGCCGCCATTGACGACCATCCGGCAACCCATGCGGGAGATCGGCGTCCGCGCGGTCAACCTGCTGCTCGCCATCATCGAGAATGTGGACGTGCCGCTTCAGCAGACGCTGGATTTCAGCTTGATGTTGCGCGGGTCGACGGGTGCGCCGAGGGATAGGTGA
- a CDS encoding sugar phosphate isomerase/epimerase: protein MNTPTRRTATLALLLLVALPAFARDAADPQTPIAVQMYTLRDAGSLDQQLKIVHDAGVGAVETVGTQNVSAVELKRLLDRYAIKAISSHVQLAELRKDLDSVVAFNRSIGNTTLVVPYLDEKDRPTDAAGWTALGKELGQLSTRVRAKGMHLAYHNHDFELVDFNGKTGLELLFAAAGPDLQTELDLAWVARAGYDPAAMLAKFKGRMFAVHAKDNAPKGQAEDEGGFAAVGRGVLDWNAILPAAAGAGVRWYIIEHDRPRDPAAVVQTGAEYLREHLPASLPASAHR from the coding sequence ATGAACACCCCTACACGCAGAACCGCCACTCTCGCACTGCTGCTGCTCGTTGCCCTGCCCGCCTTCGCACGCGACGCCGCTGACCCGCAAACACCCATTGCGGTGCAGATGTACACGCTGCGCGACGCCGGCTCTCTCGACCAACAGTTGAAGATCGTCCACGACGCGGGCGTGGGCGCGGTGGAAACGGTCGGCACGCAGAACGTCAGCGCTGTGGAACTCAAGCGGCTGCTGGACAGGTATGCGATCAAGGCGATCTCGTCGCACGTGCAACTGGCCGAGCTGCGCAAGGATCTGGATAGCGTGGTGGCCTTCAACCGGTCGATCGGCAACACGACGCTGGTGGTGCCCTACCTGGACGAGAAGGACCGGCCGACCGATGCCGCGGGCTGGACCGCATTGGGCAAGGAACTGGGCCAACTCTCGACGCGGGTGCGGGCCAAGGGCATGCATCTGGCCTACCACAACCACGACTTCGAGCTGGTCGACTTCAATGGCAAGACCGGCCTGGAACTGCTGTTCGCAGCGGCCGGCCCCGACCTGCAGACCGAACTGGACCTGGCCTGGGTCGCGCGCGCGGGCTACGACCCGGCGGCGATGCTGGCCAAGTTCAAGGGCCGCATGTTCGCGGTACACGCCAAGGACAATGCACCGAAAGGCCAGGCCGAGGACGAGGGTGGCTTTGCCGCCGTGGGCCGGGGCGTCCTGGACTGGAACGCGATCCTGCCTGCCGCGGCAGGTGCCGGCGTGCGCTGGTACATCATCGAGCACGACCGTCCGCGCGATCCGGCCGCGGTCGTCCAGACCGGTGCCGAGTACCTGCGCGAACACCTGCCCGCCAGCCTGCCCGCCAGCGCACATCGCTAG